A window of the Ostrea edulis chromosome 1, xbOstEdul1.1, whole genome shotgun sequence genome harbors these coding sequences:
- the LOC130053245 gene encoding uncharacterized protein LOC130053245, which translates to MDRHTKFFGYTCNSSTSQRIYKTSSQQQKMPFINRAYLIITCNSSYQWKPKINPTNRPPLLTLTVLYSKRKKPGLFLYYINLRHATFCTLLDFFYTSEQIPQCVKKEGHNKYDKTIAVVINTDEAET; encoded by the exons ATGGACCGGCACACAAA ATTCTTTGGATATACTTGTAACAGCAGCACAAGTCAGAGAATTTACAAGACCAGTTCACAACAGCAGAAAATGCCTTTCATCAACAGAGCATACTTAATCATCACCTGCAACTCCAGTTATCAATGGAAGCCCAAGATTAACCCCACCAACAGGCCACCCCTTTTGACATTAACAGTACTCTACAGCAAGAGAAAAAAACCAggcttgtttttatattatatcaatttgagacatgccacattttgtactttgttagattttttttatacatctgAGCAAATTCCCCAGTGTGTAAAAAAGGAGGGACATAACAAATATGACAAAACAATCGCAGTTGTTATTAACACTGATGAGGCTGagacataa